Proteins from a single region of Macrotis lagotis isolate mMagLag1 chromosome 2, bilby.v1.9.chrom.fasta, whole genome shotgun sequence:
- the PGLYRP3 gene encoding peptidoglycan recognition protein 3, translated as MFVQFLFFSILGLGHCGSFQMISRSEWGAGPCGCSVQLRNPVPYLIIHHIPGHECHEKETCKQMVKGLQELHVNTNGWCDVAYNFLVGDDGNVYEGVGWAIEGTHTVGYNSKSLGFAFVGSEAGSSPSAAALAAVENLISFAVSRGYLSSKYIQPLFVQSESCLVSPKNKVSKNDSFDIVPRSSWGARKTYCSKLLEPAKYVIIIHTAGHSCNMTEECKTIVQDIQSYHIDIMKFCDISYNFLVGEDARVYEGVGWDTEGAHTYGYNDISLGIAFIGSFSGISPNDATLKVAQDLIQYAVDKGYLIPDYLLVGHSDVVNILSPGKALYDKIKTWPHFKH; from the exons ATGTTTgtgcagtttctttttttctccattctggGTCTTGGACATTGTG GTTCTTTCCAGATGATCTCTCGATCAGAATGGGGAGCAGGGCCTTGTGGCTGCAGTGTTCAATTAAGAAATCCTGTCCCATATCTCATCATCCACCATATCCCTGGGCACGAGTGTCATGAGAAGGAGACCTGCAAGCAGATGGTGAAGGGCCTGCAAGAGCTTCACGTCAACACTAATGGCTGGTGTGATGTGGCTTACAA TTTCCTAGTTGGTGATGATGGCAATGTGTATGAAGGTGTAGGCTGGGCCATCGAAGGCACTCACACTGTGGGTTACAACAGCAAGTCACTGGGGTTTGCTTTTGTGGGCAGTGAAGCAG GTAGTTCTCCAAGTGCTGCTGCCTTGGCTGCGGTTGAGAATTTGATCTCTTTTGCTGTCTCCAGAGGTTACCTCTCATCTAAGTACATCCAACCACTATTTGTTCAGAGTGAGTCCTGTCTGGTCTCCCCTAAGAACAAGGTGTCCAAGAATG aTAGCTTTGACATTGTTCCTCGCTCCTCTTGGGGAGCCCGAAAAACTTATTGTTCTAAGCTGCTTGAGCCAGCCAAGTATGTCATCATTATCCACACTGCAGGCCATAGTTGCAATATGACTGAAGAGTGCAAAACAATAGTTCAAGACATCCAGTCATATCACATTGACATCATGAAATTCTGTGACATAAGCTACAA tttcTTGGTAGGTGAGGATGCTAGAGTGTATGAAGGAGTGGGCTGGGACACTGAAGGCGCTCACACTTACGGCTACAATGACATTAGTCTGGGAATTGCTTTCATTGGTTCATTCTCTG GAATTTCTCCCAATGATGCAACCCTGAAGGTGGCCCAGGACTTGATTCAGTATGCAGTGGACAAAGGCTACTTGATTCCTGACTACCTTCTGGTGGGACACAGTGATGTCGTCAACATACTCTCTCCAGGGAAGGCCCTGTATGATAAAATCAAGACCTGGCCTCATTTCAAACACTGA